TATCTATTCCAGTTGTTCCTCCACTAGTTAATCTTCACTTTTCTGTTCCTCAATCTTTCTTTCCAACTGGCTAATTTCCCTCAGAGGACCACCATGCAAACATAGTACTTGTTTCCAccttaacataaaaaaattaaaacaaactttcTTTTATCCCACATTCCTTTCATTACTGCCCTCTTCCCTTCCAAACTAACTCCTTGAGCTGCCTCCATttccttctcccattcagtgAAACTGGATTATGCCCTTATTGCTCCACAGAAATTGCTCTCCTTAAAGTCATTACAAGCTCTTAAAACACCAAATCTAAATGACACAGTTCCAATATCCAAATCCAAATTATGTGGACTCCAAAACGCATGCCCTTCACCACTGTGCTACGCTGCTTCAGGGTAACCATACTACAGTCATCTTAATTTCCTTCTCCATCTCAGCCCCTACAGTCAGTCACCAAATCCCAATTAATAAGTTACAAATGCCCTAAGTATCTTTGCAAGCGATTTCCTACTGGTGATGACTCCCAAACACCCAAATTAGAAACCTGATGATTATTTTAAACCACCAAGACTCAGACCATATCAAAAGGGAATAATCACCTCTCTTCCATGACTCTCTCTCCTGGAGACATATTCAACACTGTCCCAGAAGATAGAACTTTGAATGTGCAAGGGAATGTCATTTTACAGCTCAGAAACAGAGGCTGAGTGGTTCCCTTAGTGTCAGCTTAGCACAGAGCCAGGAATACAAGGGAATCAATAGAACACATCTGTGGGGAAACACTTATTGGGTGAATCACCTCTGTAAAGGTTTCTTCATTTTGCACCTGGCCTCAATGACTTGTTTTCAGATTTAAATAAGATCTCTTACTAAGTACTCATAGTTAACATCTGATGAAAGACCCCTATTCCTCGCCCACCGAAGTCAGTGATTCTAGCTCTGCTTCACTTCTACCAGTCACTCCACGCAGGCCCTGTCTGTCGGTCCCCAGAGACTCACCTCTTAAAGATTTTCCTCAACAGCTGAGAACGCTATGAGAACTTAGGTAAATTTTTCACTTCAGACAGGAAAGCTTGTAGAAAAGCGACACCCCACGCTTCCCAGAAACAGTCCACGTGTCCATAATAAGCTGCAGCTGGCAGTCTTCCCTCGAAGATTCAGTCCGGGATAATCAAAGGAATGTCAATCACAGCGGACTGTCACCACAAACTGCACCCTCCTCAGTCCTGATTGGGGAGCTGCACCCTTCCCGGAAGTGACGCACACGTGTCCAAGGAAGAGGAGGCACTGAGGGAGGGTGGTTTTTCCGTACAGAAATCCGCGAGGTGGGTAGTGTAGAACGAAAGGGCAGCTCACCACCGTGACAGACCGCCGCTCCTGACTCCTGGCCATGGGCCCGCGGAGCCGCGAGCGTCGGGCGGGAGCAGTGCAGAGTACCAATGACAGCAGCGCCGTCAGCAAGAGCTCCCTGGCCTTGCGCGGGTACGTGCACGACACCTTTGCCGCCTTGCTAGTTCCGGCGTCCGCGCGCCGCGCGCCGCTGATCCACCGCGGCTACTACGTCCGCGCACGCGCCGTGCGGCACTGCGTATGCGCATTCCTGGAGGGGACGCGCGCGGCTCTCGGCGCGCCCCACATTCAGATCCTGTCTCTGGGCGCCGGCTCGGATTCGCTGTATTTTCGCCTTAAAGCTGCGGGCCGCCTCCCCGGGGCTGCAGTCTGGGAGGTGGATTTTCCGGACGTGGCGCGGCGCAAAGCGGACAGGATTCGAGATACGCCGGAACTGTGCGCGTTAACCGGGCCTTTCCGGCGCGGGGACCCCGGGTCAACGCTATGCTTCGAGAGCTCGGACTACCGCATCCTGGGGCTGGACCTGCGGCAGGTGCAGCGGTTGGACCAGGCACTGGCCGCCGCTGGCCTAGACGCGGCCGCACCGACTCTGCTCCTGGCTGAGGCCGTGCTGACCTACCTCGAGCCGAATAATGCCGCGGCACTCATCGCCTGGGCCGCCCAGTGTTTTTCTGATGCGCTTTTTGTCATCTACGAGCAGATGAGGCCGCATGACGCCTTCGGCCAGTTCATGCAGCAACATTTTCGGCAGCTGAATTCACCCCTGCATGGCCTGGACCGCTTTCCTGACGCGGAGGCCCAGCAGCAGCGCTTTCTCCAGGCCGGCTGGACTGCCTGCCGTGCCTTGGACATGAATGAGTTTTATCGCCAATTTCTCCCCGCAGAAGAACGCCGGCGCGTAGAAAATCTTGAACCTTTTGACGAGTTTGAGGAGTGGCATCTGAAGTGCTCCCACTATTTCATTCTGGCCGCTTCTCGGGGAGACATTGTCTCCCAAACTGTAGTGTTCCCAGCATCAGAGACGTTTCCTCGGATAGATCCTGCCTCCCCTTCTGGAGTCTTCCCTGCTCGTGTAGTCACTAGTGATAGCCAGGGTCCAGACCTTAAGAGATACGGCCATGCCTCTGTCCTTTTGAGGCCAGACGTTATTCTTAGTGCAGGAGGAtttggagaagaggaggggcGGCACTGCCGAGTGAGCAAGTTTCACTTGCTCTCAAGATACTGTGACTTTGAATGGAAAGGCAATCAAGTATGTAGTTGGGGAACTGGAGCTCAGTGGGATAGACGCCTTTATCACACCATGACAAGACTTTCAGATACTCAGGTTCTGGTTCTGGGAGGGAGATTGTCTCCTGTAACTCCCGCCTTGGGGATTCTCCAGCTACATTTTGGGAAACATGTGGGTGGTAAAACTGAGGGCCTAAATATCACAGTCACAAAGGTGGGCCCAGAAGATTCCACAGTGTCATGCTGGCGCCATTCAACAACAGAAGTGTCCTATAAGAATCAGAAATATTTGTTTGTGTTTGGGGGCCGCGGTGTGGCAGACCCTGTACTAAGTGACTGGCATTTCCTACATGTGGGGACAATGGCTTGGGTCAGGATCCCAGTGGAGGGAGAAGCCCCTGAAGGTCGGCATTCCCACAGTGCCTGCAGCTGGCAAGGGGGAGCTCTCATTGCCGGAGGTCTGGGTGCTTCTGAGGAACCGCTGAGCTCTATACTTTTTCTGAAACCAATCTCTTCTGGATTCCTCTGGGAACCAATAGCCATTCAGCCTCCTGTTACCCCAAGGTACTCCCACACAGCTCATGTGGTAAATGAAAAGCTTCTGTTGGTTGGAGGGGTCTGGATTCATTCCTCCTCAGTTCCTGGAGTGACTGTTATTGATTTGTCTACCGGATTGAGCTCTGAGTATCAGATTGACACAATAGATGTGCCGTGGCCATTAATGTTACACAACCATACCAGCATCCTCCTTCCTGAAGAACAACAGCTCCTGATCGTTGGAGGTGGTGGAAACTGCTTTTCCTTTGGCACCTACTTCAACCCCCATGCAGTGACATTAGACCTTTCTTCCTTAAGTGCTAGACAGTGAAGACTGGACTTTTGATATATTCAGGACCCACCAAAGTAGATAATAAAGGTTTCCAAAGCAAAATTTGACTCTGGGTATAGATAtgatcacttccttttttttttttttttggtctatttgttttcttgttagcACTGTTATCCAGTGCAGAAAGTGAAAGAGGTTGTTAAAACACATACCAACATTCAAAGAGATGGTACAGAAAACATAAGTAGACCTATCTGAagagagtagttttttttttaattaatttttttccactgtacagcatggggaccaagttgcacatacatgtatacataatttttcctcccattgttgtgtagtgatgtgagtatctagacatagtcctcgatgctacacagcaggatctcattgtaaatccattccaagagcaatagtttgcatccgttaaccccaggctcccgatccctcccactccctgcctctcctccccccatcccaccccgggcagtcacaagtctattcttcaagtctatgattttcttttctgtggaaaggttcatttgtgctgtatattagattccagttataagtgatatcttatggtatttgtctttctctttctgacttacttcactcagtatgagagtctttagatccatccatgcttgctgcaaatggcattatgtcatttttttaatggctgagtagcattccactgtgtatatataccacatcttcctaatccagtcatctgttgatggacattttgttgtttccatgtcttgcctattgtgaatagtgctgcaatgaacatgggggtgcatgtatgttttttaaggagagttttgtccagataaatgcccaagagtgggactgctgggtcatatggtagttctatgtatagatatctaaggtacctccatgctgttctccataatggctgcaccagcttacattcccaccaacagtgcaggagggttcccttttctccacaccccctccagcacttgttatttgtggacttattaatgacagccattcttactagtgtgaggtggtatctcatagtagttttgatttgcatttctctaataatcagggatgttgaacattttttcatgtgcttgttggccatctgtatatcttccttggagaacggtgtattcaggtcttttgcccatttttccattgggtggttggcttttttgctgttgcgttgtataagttgtttgtatattctagagattaagcccttgtcagttgcatcatttgaaactattttctcccattctgtaagttgtctttttgttttctttttggtttcctttgctgtgcaaagcttgtcattttgattaggtcccattggcttatttttgctcttatttctcttgccttgggagaatgacctgagaaaatattcatgaggttgatgtcagagaatgttttgcttatgttctcttccagaagtttgattgtgtcttgtcttatatttaagtctttaagccattttgagtttatttttgtgcatagatgtgagtgtgttctagtttcattgatttgcatgcagctgtccaggtttcccagcaattcttgctgaatagactgtctttttcccattttatgttcttgcctcctttgtcaaagattaactgaccttaggtgtcagggtttatttctgggttatctattctgttccattggtgagAGTAGTTTGTTATACAGTCCTAGAGTATGGGTTGGGGAGTCTTTGGATCCTTGGGTCTAGTTTActggtcttcttcccattttgtaATTGAGTTGATCCATTTATTGAGTTATAATGACCTTTAGCTTAAGTGAAAATTTTCCCACTCCCAGGATTTGTGATTTGAGATGGCACCTTAGAAAGAATACAAGGCTGGGTATAATTGAGGGGATGTGGTATTGACTTCATCCTTCATGTATGAAACCTGAGATGAACACTGTTGCAGTTTGATCACAGCATTGTGCCACTTAGTGACAGAGCACTCTGGGATACCTTTAATAAGACATATTTGTATGACTTTATTGAGAAACAttcttttgttccattttttttgccACTAGTTCAATATTTACTTAGATTTATAAATGCTAATAAGCCAAGTGTTTAATGCCCTAGCCCAGTTTGTACATGCTATA
The nucleotide sequence above comes from Phacochoerus africanus isolate WHEZ1 chromosome 2, ROS_Pafr_v1, whole genome shotgun sequence. Encoded proteins:
- the LCMT2 gene encoding tRNA wybutosine-synthesizing protein 4, yielding MGPRSRERRAGAVQSTNDSSAVSKSSLALRGYVHDTFAALLVPASARRAPLIHRGYYVRARAVRHCVCAFLEGTRAALGAPHIQILSLGAGSDSLYFRLKAAGRLPGAAVWEVDFPDVARRKADRIRDTPELCALTGPFRRGDPGSTLCFESSDYRILGLDLRQVQRLDQALAAAGLDAAAPTLLLAEAVLTYLEPNNAAALIAWAAQCFSDALFVIYEQMRPHDAFGQFMQQHFRQLNSPLHGLDRFPDAEAQQQRFLQAGWTACRALDMNEFYRQFLPAEERRRVENLEPFDEFEEWHLKCSHYFILAASRGDIVSQTVVFPASETFPRIDPASPSGVFPARVVTSDSQGPDLKRYGHASVLLRPDVILSAGGFGEEEGRHCRVSKFHLLSRYCDFEWKGNQVCSWGTGAQWDRRLYHTMTRLSDTQVLVLGGRLSPVTPALGILQLHFGKHVGGKTEGLNITVTKVGPEDSTVSCWRHSTTEVSYKNQKYLFVFGGRGVADPVLSDWHFLHVGTMAWVRIPVEGEAPEGRHSHSACSWQGGALIAGGLGASEEPLSSILFLKPISSGFLWEPIAIQPPVTPRYSHTAHVVNEKLLLVGGVWIHSSSVPGVTVIDLSTGLSSEYQIDTIDVPWPLMLHNHTSILLPEEQQLLIVGGGGNCFSFGTYFNPHAVTLDLSSLSARQ